One genomic region from Granulimonas faecalis encodes:
- a CDS encoding DNA-directed RNA polymerase subunit omega translates to MSITKPDIDDLLAKTEENPFLLCSIASKRACDINSMLRGQHLRVTAIQDVDDITTVVSGKDPISIAMDELDGGVLGYNVAEFDTEIADGDTNN, encoded by the coding sequence ATGTCCATCACCAAGCCCGACATCGACGACCTGCTCGCCAAGACCGAGGAGAACCCCTTCCTGCTGTGCTCCATCGCCTCCAAGCGCGCCTGTGACATCAACAGCATGCTGCGCGGCCAGCACCTCCGCGTCACGGCCATCCAGGACGTCGACGACATCACCACGGTTGTGAGCGGCAAGGACCCCATCTCCATCGCCATGGACGAGCTCGACGGCGGCGTCCTCGGCTACAACGTGGCCGAGTTCGACACCGAGATCGCCGACGGCGACACGAACAACTAG
- the gmk gene encoding guanylate kinase has protein sequence MAARLFVVSGPSGAGKGTLVSAVRRARPDLGLTVSATTRAPRPGEVDGVAYSFKTDAEFDAMVEAGEFLEWAHVAGHRYGTPVSEVERVLASGHSLILEIDVQGGLNVKRLMDDAVLVFIEPPSMEELERRLRGRGTESDEDIALRLGQAAGETALAASYDARIVNDDLDRATAELLSTVEAFESE, from the coding sequence GTGGCTGCCCGCCTTTTCGTCGTCTCGGGACCGTCTGGCGCGGGGAAGGGGACGTTGGTCTCGGCCGTGCGCCGGGCCCGCCCCGACCTCGGCCTGACGGTCTCTGCCACGACGCGCGCACCCCGTCCCGGCGAGGTCGACGGCGTGGCATACAGCTTCAAGACCGACGCCGAGTTCGACGCCATGGTCGAGGCCGGCGAGTTCCTCGAGTGGGCCCACGTCGCCGGCCACCGCTACGGCACGCCCGTCTCGGAGGTGGAGCGCGTGCTGGCCTCGGGCCACTCGCTCATCCTCGAGATCGACGTCCAGGGCGGCCTCAACGTGAAGCGGCTCATGGACGACGCCGTCCTCGTCTTCATCGAGCCCCCCTCCATGGAGGAGCTCGAGCGCAGGCTCAGGGGCCGCGGCACCGAGTCCGACGAGGACATCGCCCTCAGGTTGGGTCAGGCCGCGGGTGAGACGGCCCTCGCGGCATCCTACGACGCACGCATCGTGAACGACGACCTCGACCGGGCGACAGCCGAGCTGCTCTCGACGGTCGAGGCCTTTGAATCGGAATGA
- the mihF gene encoding integration host factor, actinobacterial type → MALPQLSEEQRAENLKKAAAARHARAELREKIKNGEVSLEEVLNSDDSAATRMPVRALIESLPGYGKAKAAKIMEELDISPKRRVQGLGARQRERLLEILSK, encoded by the coding sequence ATGGCACTTCCTCAGCTCTCTGAAGAGCAGCGCGCCGAGAACCTCAAGAAGGCTGCCGCCGCCCGTCACGCCCGTGCAGAGCTCCGCGAGAAGATCAAGAACGGCGAGGTCTCCCTCGAGGAAGTCTTGAACTCCGACGACTCCGCCGCCACCCGCATGCCCGTGCGCGCCCTCATCGAGTCGCTGCCCGGCTACGGCAAGGCCAAGGCCGCCAAGATCATGGAGGAGCTCGACATCTCCCCCAAGCGTCGCGTCCAGGGCCTCGGCGCCCGCCAGCGTGAGCGTCTCCTCGAGATTCTCTCCAAGTAA
- the pyrE gene encoding orotate phosphoribosyltransferase, producing the protein MDKRLDDAAIMGILEETGAVRHGHFVLTSGRHSDTYIQCARVMESPTTTVELAREAVERLPEDVRSAVDLVASPAVGGITFGFAMGYALGVDFIFTERQEGRMCLRRSFEVPEGAKVLVCEDVVTTGGSVKEVCDLVEAAGGEVVGVVSIIDRQTDRLFDAPFFPLLAVDAASWDPSECELCANGGRPESLGSRRLAK; encoded by the coding sequence ATGGACAAGCGTCTGGACGACGCCGCCATCATGGGAATCCTCGAGGAGACCGGGGCCGTGCGCCACGGCCACTTCGTGCTCACGAGCGGGCGCCACTCCGACACCTACATCCAGTGCGCGCGCGTCATGGAGAGCCCCACGACCACGGTGGAGCTCGCCAGGGAGGCCGTCGAGCGGCTCCCTGAGGACGTGCGCTCCGCCGTCGACCTCGTGGCGTCCCCGGCCGTGGGCGGCATCACCTTCGGCTTCGCCATGGGCTACGCCCTCGGCGTCGACTTCATCTTCACCGAGCGCCAGGAGGGCAGGATGTGCCTCCGCCGCTCCTTCGAGGTGCCCGAGGGCGCGAAGGTGCTGGTATGCGAGGACGTCGTGACCACCGGCGGGTCCGTCAAGGAGGTCTGCGACCTCGTCGAGGCCGCCGGCGGTGAGGTGGTGGGCGTCGTGTCCATCATCGATCGCCAGACCGACCGTCTCTTCGACGCCCCGTTCTTCCCCTTGCTGGCCGTCGACGCCGCCTCGTGGGACCCCTCTGAGTGCGAATTGTGTGCTAATGGGGGGCGTCCTGAATCCCTCGGGTCGCGCCGGCTTGCAAAATAG
- the pyrF gene encoding orotidine-5'-phosphate decarboxylase, with the protein MPVSADARDRVIVALDCSRSEALRLGRELAGTVGWVKVGMTLFYACGPDIVDYLRGLGFKVFLDLKLFDIPHQVRGAARSAVSCGADMLSIHGLGGAAMVAAAREGASSVGRTSSCDIVAITVLTSMDQACADSVGLAGPVDREVARLASLACANGADGIVCSPNEASAMRALLGPAARIVCPGVRPAGSDLGDQSRVATPAEAIARGASRIVVGRPITGADDPVAAARAVVDEVAAALD; encoded by the coding sequence ATGCCAGTGAGTGCAGACGCCAGGGACCGCGTGATCGTCGCCCTCGACTGCTCGCGCTCCGAGGCCCTGCGCCTCGGCCGCGAGCTCGCCGGCACCGTGGGCTGGGTGAAGGTTGGCATGACCCTCTTCTACGCCTGCGGGCCGGACATCGTGGACTACCTGCGCGGCCTCGGTTTCAAGGTCTTCCTCGACCTCAAGCTCTTCGACATCCCCCATCAGGTGCGCGGGGCGGCCCGGAGCGCCGTCTCCTGCGGCGCCGACATGCTCTCGATCCACGGCCTCGGCGGCGCCGCCATGGTGGCCGCCGCCCGCGAGGGGGCGTCGTCGGTGGGCCGCACCTCGTCCTGCGACATCGTCGCCATCACCGTGCTGACCTCCATGGACCAGGCCTGCGCCGACTCCGTGGGGCTCGCGGGCCCCGTCGACCGCGAGGTGGCTCGCCTGGCGAGCCTCGCCTGCGCCAACGGCGCCGACGGCATCGTGTGCTCGCCCAACGAGGCCTCCGCCATGCGGGCCCTCCTCGGGCCGGCCGCCCGGATCGTGTGCCCCGGTGTGCGGCCTGCCGGCTCCGACCTCGGCGACCAGTCCCGTGTGGCCACGCCCGCCGAGGCGATCGCCCGGGGGGCGAGCCGCATCGTGGTGGGCCGCCCCATCACCGGCGCCGACGACCCGGTAGCGGCCGCCCGGGCCGTCGTGGACGAGGTCGCCGCGGCCCTCGACTGA
- a CDS encoding dihydroorotate dehydrogenase, whose amino-acid sequence MVSAPNMAVDLGGIQMSNPVNTAAGTYGFGWQFEGFYDVSTLGAITTKGCAAEPWPGNPAPRMCDVTSGVMNSVGLQNPGVRGLVAEAGEYLAGLSEKGCQVICQVAGHSVDEYVAAVELFEELAPWAAGLEINISCPNIAAGGCAMGSTPEGAAEVVRAVRPRTSRPLLVKMAPARVVDVARALEAEGADALSVINSIPAMAIDVHTRRSKLSRPTGGLSGPVLHNIAVRMVWEVAQAVDIPINGVGGVASGEDAAEFILAGATAVSVGSANLFDPECAPRILAELEEWVASQGVDDVNELIGAFECQ is encoded by the coding sequence CTGGTGAGCGCCCCCAACATGGCCGTCGACCTCGGCGGCATCCAGATGAGCAACCCCGTCAACACCGCCGCCGGCACCTACGGCTTCGGTTGGCAGTTCGAGGGGTTCTACGACGTGTCCACCCTCGGCGCCATCACCACCAAGGGATGCGCCGCCGAGCCGTGGCCCGGAAACCCGGCGCCCCGCATGTGCGACGTCACCTCGGGCGTCATGAACTCCGTCGGCCTGCAGAACCCCGGCGTCCGCGGCCTCGTGGCCGAGGCGGGGGAGTACCTCGCCGGCCTTTCCGAGAAGGGGTGCCAGGTCATCTGTCAGGTGGCCGGCCACTCGGTCGACGAGTACGTGGCCGCCGTCGAGCTCTTCGAGGAGCTCGCCCCCTGGGCGGCCGGCCTCGAGATCAACATCTCGTGCCCCAACATCGCCGCCGGCGGCTGCGCCATGGGCTCCACGCCCGAGGGGGCGGCCGAGGTCGTCCGGGCCGTGCGGCCCCGCACCTCGCGGCCCCTCCTCGTGAAGATGGCCCCGGCCCGGGTGGTCGACGTCGCCCGCGCCCTCGAGGCCGAGGGCGCCGACGCCCTCTCGGTCATCAACTCCATCCCGGCCATGGCCATCGACGTTCATACGCGCCGCTCCAAGCTGTCGCGTCCCACGGGCGGCCTCTCGGGCCCCGTGCTCCACAACATCGCCGTGCGCATGGTGTGGGAGGTGGCCCAGGCCGTCGACATCCCCATCAACGGCGTGGGCGGCGTCGCCTCCGGGGAGGACGCGGCCGAGTTCATCCTCGCCGGCGCCACCGCCGTCTCCGTGGGCTCCGCCAACCTCTTCGACCCCGAGTGCGCGCCGCGCATCCTCGCCGAGCTCGAGGAGTGGGTCGCCTCCCAGGGCGTGGACGACGTCAACGAGCTGATCGGAGCCTTCGAATGCCAGTGA
- a CDS encoding dihydroorotate dehydrogenase electron transfer subunit: protein MPTPSPARVHDAVVVSNVPVASSLWRLVFRAPRLAASLSSGQFFSIAVPGEPKQTARVPLSFSAIDYDAGTVETVYAVQGPGTRALAAMAPGAETTVLGPGGHGWSIDAATHRCLMVAGGCGITPILSAAVSMGLEGMDYDVVVGARTGSAVWGVDRLVASGAGNVIVVTDDGTAGAKGTTVDVVESALPTEKYDLVLTCGPEPMMRGVAELCAEWSVACQVSMERMMTCGFGACATCVVPTDHGNVGACMGGPVFDATEVVW from the coding sequence ATGCCCACCCCCTCGCCGGCACGGGTCCACGACGCCGTCGTGGTGTCCAACGTGCCAGTCGCCTCGAGCCTGTGGAGGCTGGTCTTCCGGGCGCCGCGCCTGGCCGCGTCGCTCTCCAGCGGCCAGTTCTTCAGCATCGCCGTCCCCGGCGAGCCCAAGCAGACCGCCCGCGTGCCGCTCTCCTTCTCCGCCATCGACTACGACGCCGGCACGGTGGAGACCGTCTACGCCGTCCAGGGGCCGGGGACCCGGGCCCTGGCCGCCATGGCGCCGGGGGCCGAGACCACCGTGCTCGGCCCGGGCGGCCACGGATGGTCGATCGACGCCGCAACCCACCGGTGCCTCATGGTCGCCGGCGGCTGCGGCATCACCCCCATCCTCTCGGCGGCCGTCTCCATGGGGCTCGAGGGCATGGACTACGACGTGGTGGTGGGGGCCCGCACCGGTTCGGCCGTCTGGGGCGTCGACCGCCTCGTGGCCTCCGGCGCCGGCAACGTCATCGTGGTGACCGACGACGGCACGGCCGGCGCCAAGGGTACCACGGTGGACGTGGTGGAGAGCGCCCTTCCCACCGAGAAGTACGACCTTGTCCTCACCTGCGGCCCCGAGCCGATGATGAGGGGGGTCGCGGAGCTCTGCGCGGAGTGGTCCGTCGCGTGCCAGGTCTCCATGGAGCGGATGATGACCTGCGGCTTCGGTGCGTGCGCCACCTGCGTGGTGCCCACGGACCACGGCAATGTGGGCGCCTGCATGGGCGGCCCGGTCTTCGATGCCACGGAGGTGGTCTGGTGA
- a CDS encoding dihydroorotase translates to MMLLKGARVIDPQVGIDGVMDVLVDGGLIAEVSEAVDAPEGCEVVDCAGKVLVPGLVDMHVHFRDPGFEYKEDIASGVRAATHGGFTDVATMPNTDPVTDTGTAVRYQIDRGADAGLTRVHPIGALTRGEDGESLAEIGDMVMEGACGFSDDGHGVQSAGMMRTCMEYVSQFDRAVIAHCEDESLTANGVVNEGRASTRLGMFGWPALGEELEVMRDIELCRLTGCPLHVAHISTARSLDLVRAAKAEGLPVTCEVTPHHLFLTEENITDSYNTNLKVNPPLRTRDDAEALVAGLADGSIDCVVSDHAPHAAHEKDCEFEIAYFGTVGLETTLPLMLTYLVDRGTVTWQRLVEVLAVAPRRILRLAPVAVEAGSAADLTLIDPEAAVTVTPEYFESKSKNSAFLGLHLKGAASDVVIGGKRVLEAGLVR, encoded by the coding sequence ATGATGTTGCTTAAGGGTGCCCGCGTCATCGACCCCCAGGTGGGGATCGACGGGGTCATGGACGTGCTGGTCGACGGCGGGCTCATCGCCGAGGTGTCCGAGGCCGTGGACGCCCCCGAGGGCTGCGAGGTCGTGGACTGCGCCGGCAAGGTGCTCGTCCCCGGCCTGGTTGACATGCACGTGCACTTCCGCGACCCCGGTTTCGAGTACAAGGAGGACATCGCGTCCGGTGTGCGCGCCGCGACCCACGGCGGCTTCACCGACGTGGCCACGATGCCCAACACCGACCCGGTGACCGACACCGGCACGGCCGTGCGCTACCAGATCGACCGCGGCGCCGACGCCGGCCTCACCCGCGTCCACCCCATCGGCGCGCTCACCCGCGGCGAGGACGGCGAGTCCCTGGCCGAGATCGGCGACATGGTCATGGAGGGCGCGTGCGGCTTCTCCGACGACGGCCACGGCGTCCAGTCCGCCGGCATGATGCGCACCTGCATGGAGTACGTGAGCCAGTTCGACCGCGCCGTCATCGCCCACTGCGAGGACGAGTCGCTCACCGCCAACGGCGTCGTCAACGAGGGGCGCGCCAGCACCCGCCTCGGCATGTTCGGCTGGCCGGCCCTGGGCGAGGAGCTCGAGGTCATGCGCGACATCGAGCTCTGCCGCCTCACCGGCTGCCCGCTCCACGTGGCCCACATCTCCACGGCCCGCTCCCTCGACCTCGTTCGCGCCGCCAAGGCGGAGGGCCTGCCCGTGACCTGCGAGGTCACCCCGCACCACCTCTTCCTCACCGAGGAGAACATCACCGACTCCTACAACACCAACCTCAAGGTCAACCCGCCGCTGCGCACCCGCGACGACGCCGAGGCCCTCGTGGCCGGCCTCGCCGACGGCTCCATCGACTGCGTCGTGTCCGACCACGCCCCCCACGCCGCCCACGAGAAGGACTGCGAGTTCGAGATCGCCTACTTCGGCACCGTCGGGCTCGAGACCACGCTCCCGCTCATGCTCACCTACCTCGTGGACCGCGGCACCGTCACCTGGCAGCGCCTCGTCGAGGTGCTGGCCGTGGCGCCCCGCCGCATCCTGCGCCTCGCGCCCGTGGCCGTGGAGGCCGGCTCCGCCGCGGACCTCACCCTCATCGACCCCGAGGCCGCCGTCACCGTCACCCCCGAGTACTTCGAGAGCAAGTCCAAGAACTCCGCGTTCCTCGGCCTGCACCTCAAGGGGGCCGCGTCCGACGTGGTGATTGGCGGTAAGCGCGTTCTGGAGGCGGGCCTCGTTCGCTGA
- a CDS encoding aspartate carbamoyltransferase catalytic subunit translates to MLSVRNLIDTTSLTADDITQILDVARSFDEVNSRSIKKVPALRGRTIVNLFLEPSTRTRSSFELAEKRLSADALNMGGSTSSVVKGESLADTIQTIDAMNVDMFICRAKFAGTPHLITENTDARVINAGDGKHQHPTQAMLDLYTIREHFGHLDGLKVAIVGDLLHSRVCGSLVPALKTMGAEVTLVGPPTFQVVDPAYYGVEQTSSLDEVIEEMDVVYMLRVQLERMGGAAIPSRREYNRLYGLDLARHARMKEGAIVCHPGPMNRGMEIMPEVADAPNSKILNQVNAGVCTRMAAMYLLLGGDDNDVA, encoded by the coding sequence ATGCTTTCCGTTCGCAACCTGATCGACACGACCTCTCTCACCGCCGACGACATCACGCAGATCCTCGATGTCGCCCGCTCCTTCGACGAGGTCAACAGCCGATCCATCAAGAAAGTCCCGGCCCTGCGCGGCCGCACCATCGTGAACCTCTTCCTCGAGCCCTCCACGCGCACCCGCAGCTCCTTCGAGCTGGCCGAGAAGCGCCTCTCCGCCGACGCCCTCAACATGGGCGGCTCCACCTCCTCGGTGGTCAAGGGCGAGTCCCTGGCCGACACCATCCAGACCATCGACGCCATGAACGTCGACATGTTCATCTGCCGCGCCAAGTTCGCCGGCACCCCGCACCTCATCACCGAGAACACCGACGCCCGCGTCATCAATGCCGGCGACGGCAAGCACCAGCACCCCACCCAGGCCATGCTCGACCTCTACACCATCCGCGAGCACTTCGGCCACCTCGACGGCCTCAAGGTCGCCATCGTGGGCGACCTGCTCCACAGCCGCGTGTGCGGCTCCCTCGTGCCCGCCCTCAAGACCATGGGCGCCGAGGTCACCCTCGTGGGCCCGCCCACGTTCCAGGTCGTCGACCCCGCTTACTACGGCGTCGAGCAGACGAGCTCCCTCGACGAGGTCATCGAGGAGATGGACGTCGTCTACATGCTCCGCGTCCAGCTGGAGCGCATGGGCGGCGCCGCCATCCCGAGCCGCCGCGAGTACAACCGCCTCTACGGCCTCGACCTCGCGCGGCACGCCCGCATGAAGGAGGGCGCCATCGTGTGCCACCCCGGCCCCATGAACCGCGGCATGGAGATCATGCCCGAGGTGGCCGACGCCCCCAACTCCAAGATCCTGAACCAGGTCAATGCCGGTGTCTGCACCCGCATGGCCGCCATGTACCTGCTGCTCGGAGGAGACGACAATGATGTTGCTTAA
- the pyrR gene encoding bifunctional pyr operon transcriptional regulator/uracil phosphoribosyltransferase PyrR, with product MEQTKPKATIMDEATMDRAITRIAHEILERNEGADTIALVGIVRRGATIARKLADQIEAIEGTRPQVGLLDISFYRDDVTRRLAPVLHKTEIPFNVDGKDIILVDDVLYTGRTVRSALDALMDFGRPATIQLAVMVDRGHRELPIRADYVCKNVPSSRDEDVRVCLEPLDDHVAVEIWDVETEKKPGGAA from the coding sequence ATGGAGCAGACGAAGCCCAAGGCCACCATCATGGACGAGGCCACCATGGACCGCGCGATCACGCGCATCGCCCATGAGATCCTCGAGCGTAACGAGGGGGCCGACACCATCGCCCTCGTCGGCATCGTGCGCCGCGGCGCCACGATCGCGCGCAAGCTCGCCGATCAGATCGAGGCCATCGAGGGCACCCGCCCGCAGGTGGGCCTCCTGGACATCAGCTTCTACCGAGACGACGTCACGAGGCGCCTCGCGCCGGTGCTCCACAAGACCGAGATCCCCTTCAACGTCGACGGCAAGGACATCATCCTCGTCGACGACGTCCTCTACACCGGGCGCACGGTGCGCTCGGCCCTCGACGCGCTCATGGACTTCGGCCGCCCGGCCACCATCCAGCTCGCTGTGATGGTCGACCGCGGCCACCGCGAGCTGCCCATTCGCGCCGACTACGTGTGCAAGAACGTGCCCTCCTCCCGCGACGAGGACGTGCGCGTGTGCCTGGAGCCCCTCGACGACCACGTGGCCGTGGAGATCTGGGACGTGGAGACCGAGAAGAAGCCCGGAGGTGCGGCCTGA
- a CDS encoding glycosyltransferase family 2 protein, which produces MDAAPLFSLVMCLFDVESYVGEAVEALRAQQFDDWELIIVDDAAEDRSVLRALRAAGRDPRIRMVHNNANLGLAASRNRGLDLARGRYVAFPDAEDHPEPDYLSVAAEAVAAEDPDVVVEGVVEDYFNHRGNVAFSEELRAPAGVYEGDEVDRLMLPLGVGRLIDFVFTKFFRRSMVGEARFEVGRRHYSEDFFFVLEMMERARKVVVVDRSAYRFEKHIRAERNLTFTEGTFLESERRVAALQLHQQEHGLDTPDSRRALGAVYGRAIMDEVARITEQMSDVPKGERIAWLGKVREDPLFETVVAGPGQPDGFLDGLIHQALVDPNPKKALRLGHLIGYLKSFGPESWSRAQP; this is translated from the coding sequence ATGGACGCCGCCCCGCTCTTCTCACTGGTGATGTGCCTCTTCGACGTCGAGTCCTACGTGGGGGAGGCGGTCGAGGCCCTTCGCGCGCAGCAGTTCGACGACTGGGAGCTCATCATCGTCGACGACGCGGCGGAGGACCGCTCTGTGCTCCGCGCCCTCAGGGCAGCGGGCCGGGACCCCCGGATCCGCATGGTCCACAACAACGCCAACCTGGGCCTCGCCGCGTCGCGCAACCGCGGTCTCGACCTCGCCCGAGGGCGCTACGTGGCCTTCCCCGACGCCGAGGACCACCCGGAGCCCGACTACCTCTCGGTGGCCGCGGAGGCCGTCGCGGCGGAGGACCCCGACGTCGTGGTCGAGGGGGTCGTCGAGGACTACTTCAACCACCGGGGCAACGTCGCCTTCTCCGAGGAGCTTCGCGCGCCAGCCGGCGTCTACGAGGGCGACGAGGTCGACCGCCTCATGCTGCCGTTGGGCGTGGGCAGGCTCATCGACTTCGTGTTCACCAAGTTCTTTCGCCGCTCCATGGTGGGGGAGGCCCGGTTCGAGGTGGGGCGTCGCCACTACTCGGAGGATTTCTTCTTCGTGCTCGAGATGATGGAGCGCGCCCGCAAGGTCGTCGTGGTGGACCGAAGCGCCTACCGTTTCGAGAAGCACATCCGCGCCGAGCGGAACCTCACCTTCACCGAGGGCACCTTCCTCGAGAGCGAGCGCCGCGTGGCCGCCCTCCAGCTCCACCAGCAGGAGCACGGCCTCGACACCCCCGACAGCCGCCGGGCCCTCGGCGCCGTCTACGGCCGTGCCATCATGGACGAGGTCGCCCGCATCACCGAGCAGATGAGCGACGTTCCCAAGGGTGAGCGCATCGCCTGGCTGGGGAAGGTGAGGGAGGACCCGCTCTTCGAGACCGTCGTGGCGGGGCCAGGGCAGCCCGACGGCTTTCTCGACGGCCTCATCCACCAGGCCCTCGTGGACCCCAATCCCAAGAAGGCCCTGCGCCTGGGCCACCTCATCGGCTACCTCAAGAGCTTCGGCCCCGAGTCGTGGTCGCGCGCGCAGCCGTGA
- a CDS encoding ABC transporter ATP-binding protein, which translates to MAKEKKGVRLDHISKIYQDPKTGKDFYAVHDVSLSIEPGEFVTLLGPSGCGKTTILRMIAGFESPNEGEIYLGGEPINELTPNRRDTAMVFQSYALLPHYNIFDNVAYGLKLRKVPKDEIRKKVVNILGLVGLEGMEDRMTNQLSGGQQQRVALARALVLEPGVLLFDEPLSNLDAKLRVDMRNEIRRIQQEAGITAVYVTHDQSEAMALSDNIIIMKKGVVEQMGDPHTVYYRPANEFVADFIGESNFLHGAIVEHDGQHGVAEVEGHRVPIANIEHLGDGDACTLVLRPEAAKVADEGVLPCEVVLSRFMGNYHNYHVKVGGTVVKVTDFNPKNHKVYEVGESAFVDFTRDDVHVL; encoded by the coding sequence ATGGCAAAAGAGAAGAAGGGCGTTCGCCTCGACCACATCTCCAAGATCTACCAGGACCCCAAGACCGGCAAGGACTTCTACGCCGTGCACGACGTGAGCCTGTCCATCGAGCCCGGAGAGTTCGTCACGCTGCTCGGCCCGTCGGGCTGCGGCAAGACCACGATCCTCCGCATGATCGCCGGCTTCGAGTCCCCCAACGAGGGCGAGATCTACCTCGGCGGCGAGCCCATCAACGAGCTCACCCCCAACAGGCGCGACACCGCCATGGTGTTCCAGAGCTACGCCCTGCTGCCGCACTACAACATCTTCGACAACGTGGCCTACGGCCTCAAGCTGCGCAAGGTCCCCAAGGACGAGATCCGCAAGAAGGTGGTCAACATCCTCGGGCTCGTGGGCCTCGAGGGCATGGAGGACCGCATGACCAACCAGCTCTCCGGCGGCCAGCAGCAGCGTGTGGCCCTGGCGCGCGCCCTGGTCCTGGAGCCCGGCGTCCTGCTCTTCGACGAGCCGCTCTCCAACCTCGACGCCAAGCTGCGTGTGGACATGCGCAACGAGATTCGCCGCATCCAGCAGGAGGCCGGTATCACGGCCGTCTACGTCACCCACGACCAGTCCGAGGCCATGGCGCTCTCTGACAACATCATCATCATGAAGAAGGGCGTCGTGGAGCAGATGGGCGACCCGCATACGGTCTACTACCGCCCCGCGAACGAGTTCGTCGCCGACTTCATCGGCGAGTCCAACTTCCTCCACGGCGCCATCGTGGAGCACGACGGCCAGCACGGCGTGGCCGAGGTCGAGGGGCACCGCGTGCCCATCGCCAACATCGAGCATCTGGGCGACGGCGACGCCTGCACCCTCGTGCTGCGCCCCGAGGCCGCCAAGGTGGCCGACGAGGGCGTCCTGCCCTGCGAGGTCGTCCTCTCGCGCTTCATGGGCAACTACCACAACTACCACGTCAAGGTCGGGGGCACCGTCGTCAAGGTGACCGACTTCAACCCCAAGAACCACAAGGTCTACGAGGTGGGGGAGAGCGCGTTCGTCGACTTCACCCGTGACGACGTGCACGTGCTCTAG